One region of Thiorhodovibrio frisius genomic DNA includes:
- the ltrA gene encoding group II intron reverse transcriptase/maturase yields MKQTSLLGIAKKAASDKAHRFRNLFGLLNVSYLLACWRLINKGAASGVDRLDARAYEANLQDNVEALAAAVKGGWYRAKLVLRRYIPKLNGKLRPLGIPAIADKVLQMGVTKILEEIYEQDFLDCSYGYRPRVGALDAVRDLSAELRSGRYHFLVEADIRAFFDRIDHDTLIELLQRRIDDEPFLRLIRKWLKAGVLEPDGAVQHPKTGSPQGGIISPMLANIYLHYALDEWFENTVKTHCKGKAYLCRYADDFVCAFECEFDAQRFYRVLGLRMERFGLEVAQEKTQLLRFSRQDWTRNGTFEFLGFEFRWGRGRWGKPALKRRTARKKYRASLASFRDWCRAHCRMHKDKFFAALNAKLRGYYNYYGIRGNSDSLGDFFYHVTRMLYRELNRRSQRRSYNWKGFAELIKVFKLERPRICHSF; encoded by the coding sequence ATGAAGCAAACCTCCCTGTTGGGAATAGCGAAAAAGGCGGCATCGGACAAGGCCCATCGATTCCGCAACCTCTTTGGCCTGCTCAACGTCAGCTATCTTCTGGCCTGTTGGCGGCTGATTAACAAAGGTGCGGCCAGCGGTGTCGACCGACTGGATGCCCGCGCCTATGAAGCCAACCTTCAGGACAATGTAGAAGCACTGGCGGCGGCGGTCAAAGGGGGATGGTATCGGGCCAAGCTGGTACTGAGAAGATACATCCCCAAGCTCAACGGAAAGTTGAGGCCATTGGGGATTCCGGCCATCGCGGACAAAGTGCTCCAGATGGGGGTTACCAAGATACTGGAAGAGATTTATGAGCAGGACTTTCTGGACTGTAGCTATGGTTACCGACCTCGGGTTGGTGCCCTGGATGCAGTGCGAGACCTGAGCGCCGAGCTGCGAAGCGGGCGTTATCACTTCCTGGTCGAGGCGGATATTCGCGCATTCTTTGATCGAATCGATCACGATACACTGATCGAACTGTTGCAGCGACGGATAGACGATGAACCCTTTTTGCGGCTGATTCGCAAGTGGTTAAAGGCCGGCGTTTTGGAGCCAGATGGCGCGGTTCAGCATCCCAAGACAGGCTCGCCCCAGGGCGGGATCATCTCCCCGATGCTTGCGAATATCTATCTCCACTACGCGCTAGATGAGTGGTTTGAGAACACGGTCAAGACACATTGCAAAGGGAAAGCGTACCTCTGTCGGTATGCCGACGATTTTGTGTGCGCGTTTGAATGTGAGTTCGACGCCCAGCGCTTTTATCGGGTGCTTGGGTTGCGGATGGAGCGGTTCGGGCTGGAAGTCGCGCAAGAGAAAACGCAGTTGCTGCGGTTCTCGCGTCAGGACTGGACGCGTAACGGCACCTTTGAGTTTCTCGGATTCGAGTTTCGCTGGGGACGAGGGCGTTGGGGAAAACCCGCGCTCAAACGGCGCACGGCACGGAAGAAATACCGCGCCTCCCTGGCCAGTTTTCGAGACTGGTGTCGGGCACACTGCCGGATGCACAAGGACAAGTTCTTCGCGGCTCTCAATGCGAAGCTGCGCGGGTACTACAATTACTACGGTATCCGAGGCAACTCCGACAGCCTGGGTGACTTTTTCTACCATGTCACACGCATGCTCTACCGGGAGCTGAATCGCCGCAGTCAGCGGCGCAGTTACAACTGGAAGGGCTTTGCCGAACTGATCAAGGTGTTCAAGCTTGAGCGACCACGAATCTGCCACAGCTTCTGA
- a CDS encoding polysaccharide biosynthesis/export family protein translates to MAILLASPAAMAEDVADPEANTFESSGYGLHPGDIILISIWGEEGLDRPVLVGPDGRISFPLVGNLKAGGRTVEELTGIIAKRVSRYVPNPLVTVSLQDIPGNRIYVLGRVNKPGDFMIGRDVQVMQALAMAGGLTPFADRKDIKVLRTVDGKQVQIPFNYKEVERGKNLQQNIPLQAGDVVVVP, encoded by the coding sequence ATGGCGATCCTCTTGGCTTCCCCGGCTGCGATGGCTGAGGATGTGGCCGATCCGGAAGCAAACACGTTCGAGTCCTCGGGTTACGGTCTCCACCCGGGCGACATCATTCTCATCTCGATTTGGGGCGAGGAAGGGCTGGATCGGCCAGTGCTGGTTGGCCCGGACGGGCGGATTTCCTTTCCGCTGGTGGGTAACCTCAAAGCTGGTGGGCGCACTGTCGAGGAGCTCACTGGCATTATCGCCAAGCGCGTCTCCCGATATGTTCCCAATCCCTTGGTGACCGTCAGTCTGCAAGACATTCCGGGCAATCGCATTTATGTCCTCGGGCGGGTCAATAAGCCAGGGGATTTCATGATCGGCCGCGACGTGCAGGTGATGCAGGCGTTGGCCATGGCAGGCGGTCTGACGCCCTTCGCGGATCGGAAAGACATTAAGGTGCTGCGCACCGTCGATGGAAAGCAGGTGCAGATTCCTTTCAATTACAAGGAAGTCGAGCGCGGGAAAAACCTTCAGCAAAATATTCCGCTGCAGGCGGGTGACGTCGTCGTCGTCCCCTAG
- a CDS encoding DUF2887 domain-containing protein — MKTDHPIYLFLRSGPEAFRVLSGGMELQGPYNACSLTIKDIERRLDGLVEPDGHDGPTYVVEFQAQRSAKAR; from the coding sequence ATGAAGACCGATCACCCCATCTACCTGTTTCTGCGCAGTGGCCCCGAAGCCTTTCGGGTGCTCAGCGGCGGGATGGAACTGCAAGGCCCCTATAACGCCTGCTCGTTGACCATCAAAGACATCGAACGCCGGCTCGATGGGTTGGTTGAACCCGACGGTCATGACGGGCCGACCTATGTGGTCGAATTCCAAGCCCAGCGCTCAGCCAAGGCGCGGTAA
- a CDS encoding Rpn family recombination-promoting nuclease/putative transposase: protein MASTPTPHDCFFRENFVRPVIARDFLAQTLPPALLADLDLERLVISPDTFVTEALRKIYSDLIYQIPYRRSTLSVYLLFEHKSQPEHWVLLQLLRYIVASGELYRDQNPKARHLPPIYPLVLYHGQKQWRAPAYFHDLIDPLPESIKPYVPQFGYALHDISARSTTEIRGGVLSRLIQLALRHIYSDQPEERLRELLALIAKIRRDTTALDILESLLRYYVQGTGRLDEHQARSLIEQTFPGEPLMETFIDRYIAQGELRGEQRGEQRGEQRGEQRGEQRGQARSLLRLIERKFGPPSEPILAQITEADSDTLLIWFDRAIDARSIDEVLH, encoded by the coding sequence ATGGCCAGCACACCCACACCGCATGATTGCTTTTTCCGCGAGAACTTCGTGCGACCGGTCATCGCGCGTGACTTCCTGGCGCAGACGCTGCCGCCGGCGTTGCTCGCTGATCTTGATCTGGAGCGGCTGGTCATCTCGCCCGACACCTTTGTGACCGAGGCGCTGCGCAAGATCTACTCGGACCTGATTTACCAAATTCCCTATCGCCGCAGTACCTTGTCGGTTTACCTGTTGTTTGAGCACAAAAGTCAACCAGAGCATTGGGTGTTGCTGCAACTGTTGCGCTACATTGTTGCCAGCGGCGAGCTGTATCGCGACCAGAACCCCAAGGCCAGGCACCTGCCGCCCATCTACCCATTGGTGCTTTATCACGGCCAGAAACAATGGCGCGCCCCTGCGTACTTCCATGACCTCATCGACCCGCTGCCTGAGTCGATCAAGCCCTATGTGCCGCAATTTGGCTATGCGCTGCATGATATCTCAGCCAGAAGCACCACGGAAATCAGGGGCGGGGTGTTGTCCCGGCTGATTCAACTGGCGCTGCGCCATATTTACAGTGATCAGCCCGAGGAGCGCTTGCGGGAACTGCTGGCGCTGATCGCCAAAATCAGGCGCGATACCACCGCGCTGGACATCCTCGAATCCTTGCTGCGTTACTATGTCCAAGGCACCGGCCGCCTCGACGAGCATCAGGCGCGCAGCCTGATTGAACAGACCTTTCCCGGAGAACCGCTGATGGAAACCTTCATTGACCGATACATTGCCCAAGGCGAACTGCGTGGCGAGCAGCGTGGGGAGCAGCGTGGCGAACAGCGTGGCGAACAGCGCGGCGAACAGCGAGGTCAGGCGCGGTCGCTGCTGCGACTGATCGAGCGCAAATTCGGCCCGCCCAGTGAGCCTATCCTTGCCCAGATCACGGAAGCCGATTCGGACACGCTACTCATCTGGTTTGATCGTGCCATCGATGCGCGCAGTATCGACGAGGTGCTGCATTGA